One genomic region from Rosa rugosa chromosome 1, drRosRugo1.1, whole genome shotgun sequence encodes:
- the LOC133738983 gene encoding peptide deformylase 1A, chloroplastic/mitochondrial codes for METIHRSTLRLLPISLSALCLTRPTTSESKRIRLPISIPGILNPKPAFLTSQKSYSSAPSPVAKAGWFLGLGEKKNKSVSLPDIVKAGDPVLHEPARDVELGDIGSERIQKIIDDMVKVMRKAPGVGLAAPQIGVPLRIIVLEDTKEYISYAPKDEIKVQDRRPFDLLVIINPKLQKKSNRTAVFFEGCLSVDGFRAVVERYLDVEVSGFDRNGEPIKINASGWQARILQHECDHLEGTIYVDKMLPRTFRTVENLDLPLAEGCPKLGSR; via the exons ATGGAAACCATCCACCGATCCACACTTCGTCTCCTTCCCATATCTCTCTCTGCACTATGCCTTACACGACCAACCACCTCGGAATCCAAAAGAATCCGACTACCCATTTCTATCCCCGGCATTCTAAACCCGAAACCGGCCTTCTTAACGAGCCAGAAAAGTTACAGCTCAGCTCCTTCTCCAGTTGCCAAAGCTGGTTGGTTTCTGGGCCTCggagagaagaagaacaagagcgTGAGCCTGCCCGATATAGTCAAAGCTGGAGACCCGGTTTTGCACGAACCGGCCCGAGATGTTGAGCTCGGGGATATTGGGTCGGAGAGGATTCAGAAGATAATTGATGATATGGTGAAGGTGATGAGGAAGGCTCCTGGGGTTGGTCTTGCTGCTCCACAGATTGGAGTTCCCTTAAGG ATAATAGTCTTGGAAGATACAAAGGAATATATTAGTTATGCACCCAAGGATGAGATTAAAGTTCAAGATAGACGGCCTTTCGATCTTTTG GTGATTATTAACCCAAAGCTTCAAAAGAAGAGCAACAGGACTGCAGTATTCTTTGAAGGCTGCTTAAG TGTTGATGGATTCAGAGCAGTGGTAGAAAGATATCTTGACGTTGAAGTTTCAGGTTTTGATCGTAATGGCGAGCCCATCAAAATAAATGCTTCAGGTTGGCAGGCTCGTATTTTGCAACATGAGTGTGACCATTTGGAAGGAACTATTTATGTTGATAAGATGCTCCCTAGAACATTTAGAACAGTTGAAAACTTGGACTTGCCTCTTGCTGAGGGGTGTCCCAAGCTTGGAAGTCGCTAG
- the LOC133725130 gene encoding probable polygalacturonase At1g80170: MKTLRFYSSSSSSSTCLILLLHIFSLFLSSNTTPTTDREKFDSLLRLPQSGSTRTRLRSKRVLFVGDFGAKGDGITDDSKAFKNAWEVACSIPTRTRILIPSGRTYLIHPVDIAGPCRSKVTLMISGTIIAPINPDAWIGLNRRKWLYFHGVNHLTIEGGGTVDGMGQEWWARSCKTNSTNPCRHAPTAITFHRCKNLKVKNIMIVNSQKMHMAFTNCMRVLASHLQVIAPATSPNTDGIHISVSKGVEVKDSIIRTGDDCISIVSNSSRVRIVNIVCGPGHGISIGSLGKSNSWSHVRDVVVDAAFLSNTENGVRIKTWQGGSGFASNIAFRNVVMDNVSNPIIIDQYYCDSQLPCLNQTLAVKVENISFIHIKGTSATDEAIRFACSDDSPCEGLYLEDVQLLPSNGEITRSFCWAAQGSSLGSVDPPACFSDSEEFIKQKVLINPVSLEYGGKATL; encoded by the exons ATGAAAACCCTTCGATTCtactcatcatcttcttcatcttccacTTGTCTCATTCTTCTCCTTCAtatattctctctctttctgagcTCAAATACTACTCCTACTACTGATAGAGAGAAATTTGACTCTCTCTTACGGCTCCCCCAATCTGGGTCTACCAGAACCCGACTTAGATCCAAGAGGGTTCTCTTTGTTGGCGATTTTGGTGCCAAAGGAGATGGCATCACTGATGATTCTAAG GCTTTCAAAAATGCTTGGGAGGTTGCTTGTTCTATTCCCACACGGACAAGAATTCTAATTCCTTCCGGAAGGACTTACCTTATCCATCCTGTTGATATTGCTGGACCGTGTCGATCAAAGGTGACTTTAATG ATCTCTGGTACCATCATTGCTCCCATCAATCCTGATGCTTGGATTGGTTTGAATCGACGCAAGTGGCTTTATTTCCATGGGGTGAACCATCTCACCATTGAAGGGGGAGGAACAGTTGATGGGATGGGACAGGAATGGTGGGCTCGTTCTTGTAAGACCAACTCAACAAAT CCATGTCGACATGCTCCAACG GCCATTACATTCCATAGGTGCAAGAATTTGAAGGTCAAAAATATTATGATTGTCAATAGTCAAAAAATGCACATGGCATTCACCAACTGTATGCGGGTATTAGCATCCCATCTCCAAGTTATTGCACCTGCCACTAGTCCCAATACTGATGGAATCCACATTAGTGTGTCAAAGGGTGTTGAGGTCAAGGATAGCATAATAAGAACAG GAGATGACTGCATTTCTATAGTTAGCAATTCTTCACGCGTCCGGATTGTGAATATTGTCTGCGGCCCTGGTCATGGCATAAG CATCGGAAGCTTGGGAAAATCAAACTCTTGGTCACATGTGCGTGATGTAGTGGTTGATGCAGCATTCCTCTCTAACACTGAGAATGGAGTGAGGATCAAAACATGGCAG GGAGGTAGTGGTTTTGCCTCTAACATTGCATTTCGGAATGTGGTCATGGACAACGTATCAAATCCAATTATAATTGATCAATATTATTGTGACTCCCAGTTGCCATGTTTAAATCAG ACTTTGGCGGTCAAAGTTGAGAATATATCCTTTATACACATTAAAGGGACTTCTGCTACAGACGAAGCAATACGATTTGCATGCAGTGATGATTCTCCATGTGAAGGTTTATATTTAGAAGATGTTCAACTTCTACCATCCAATGGTGAAATAACCAGATCATTTTGTTGGGCAGCTCAAGGCTCAAGTTTGGGTTCAGTTGACCCACCTGCATGCTTTTCTGATAGTGAAGAATTCATTAAACAAAAAGTCCTCATAAACCCTGTAAGTTTGGAATATGGAGGAAAGGCAACCCTATAG
- the LOC133729174 gene encoding uncharacterized protein At1g15400, producing the protein MAGLQRSSMSFRRQGSSGFVWDDRFLSGELKQQQPAQDQESSEENEIVIVKDVKPLRPIKTVQRSRSNGGGRGYRSSGKISPAIEPPSPKVSACGFCGGFGKSSKNNAVRGAKPGKRSRSRY; encoded by the coding sequence ATGGCTGGTTTGCAAAGATCTTCAATGTCTTTCAGAAGGCAAGGCTCTTCAGGGTTTGTGTGGGATGACAGGTTCTTGTCCGGAGAGCTAAAGCAACAACAACCAGCACAAGACCAAGAAAGCTCTGAGGAGAATGAGATTGTCATAGTTAAGGATGTTAAGCCACTGAGGCCAATCAAGACTGTACAACGAAGCAGATCCAACGGCGGAGGACGCGGCTACCGCAGCTCTGGGAAGATCTCCCCAGCTATTGAACCACCGTCGCCAAAGGTCTCTGCATGTGGGTTTTGTGGGGGTTTCGGTAAATCCTCCAAGAACAATGCGGTTCGGGGAGCAAAGCCTGGCAAGCGTAGCCGATCACGTTACTGA